Part of the Citrus sinensis cultivar Valencia sweet orange chromosome 2, DVS_A1.0, whole genome shotgun sequence genome, ATTAACTAGCTGTGTTAAATTTGCTCTGTCTAGCTTTCAAAGTCTTAAACTTAAGGTGTCATTCTCCAATTCTATAATTGTAATCATGCATGATTGTGTTAATCTTTAAGCATCATCTCTGTAATTTCCCAATATGCAATCATATTTTTTGCATTTGAATGTATTTCTTTGAATAGATGTCAATGCTTATGACTTCTCCAGTAGTTATCATAATTGAACTTATGATGGGCAAACTTAATGTGTCCCTATTACTGAGACAAGTTTGCTTGGCCAAATGATTTCTTATCTGTGCTTAGGTTTTATGCGTGCTCTTTGTTAATAAGTGATTTTGACACAATGATCTCTtcaataataatcattattgataaaattaaactgAAAATTATAAGTAGATAAAAAATGAACTATGACTGTTGCAGTAAACAGAACCTATTCCCTCGTGTTACGATGCTCACATGGTATGAGCATGTCTTTGGCTACTGAGTCAGCATTCACTGGCCCAAATTTGCTTGATTCTTTCCTCTACAAGGTGGCAATGGCTTGCCACATAAGCACAGATTGTGAGCATAAGCTGATCCAGGAAAGATGCTGTAAGGTCTCCCTTGTGGGATCTCTCCACATAGTCTGTTTGCCCTGAAGTTTGCATGTCTCAGTCCTCGAATCCCCAACAAGCTGGTTGGAATTTTTCCTGTGAGTGAATTGACTGATACATCAAGCCATTGAAGCTTTGACAATAGCCCTAAGCTTGTAGGGATGGTGCCTGCTATCTGGTTCCTTTGAATATCAAGCATTTCAAGTTCAATAAGATTTGATATTGAACTTGGAATGTGGCCTGTAATCTTGTTGCTTCCTATGTTCAGCACTTTCAAGCTCAACCCTTCTGTGAATTCTGGAATCTCACCCGAAAAGTGATTGCCTGACACATCTAAAGCCTCCAAAAAGCTGCTTGTCCTGTTGTTTATGATGCTAGAGAGAGACCCTGTAATCTGATTAGAGTGCAGATCAATAGAAGCAAGCCCGTCCGGGAATCTAATCTCTGAAACATCAAACTTCAACTGGTTGTTCGAAAGTTTGATGTTCTGTAAGCTAGACATGTTTGTGAAGAAACTTGAAATCCCATCTGTCAAAAGGTTATTGGAGAGGTCAATGGAGCTCAAGGAATCTGGTCTTGTAAACTTCGGAAGGGCACCTCGTAGTTTACATCCAGCTAGATTGACATTCGAAAGTGGTCTGTCTTTGATCCAATTAGGAACTGTCCCCAGACTCAGGTTGTTGTAAGACAGGTCTATTGACAACAAAGAAGGAATGCCTCTGCCAAGAATAATGGGTAAAGGATCTGAGAATCCATTTCTAGACAAATTAAGGTTCCAAAGGGTTGGTAACCTCGAAATAGACGCTGGAATATGACCTATAAACTTATTACCACTCAGTTTAAGACTGTTAAGGGATCTGAGGCCGCCAATCTGCTCAGGAATTGTTCCGGTGAGCTGGTTATGGCTCAGTGACAAGTCCTGGAGATTGGCCAAACCACAAATGGAAATGGGAAATTTTCCAGAGAATTGGTTATTTGAAAGATCAATATAGGTAAGATTTTGAGACCTAACTAAGGCATCTGGAATGAACCCAGATAACAAATTGAAGCTAAAATCAAGAGACTGCAAACTCAGAAAACTTATGAAAGTTGGAGGGATTGGACCTGACAGAGaattttttcctaaatttATAACAAGGAGGTTTCTCAAATTCCCCAGGCTCGGAGGAATCGGCCCCTTTAAACGATTCCCACCAAGTGAGAGTGTTTGGAGCAAAGACAAATGGCCTAAACCTGGAGGAATGCTGCCTTCAAGAGAATTGTCTTCCAGGATCAACTGGGTGAGCCGTGTTAGATTTGAGAGACTCTCTGGAATTGGCCCTGTAATGTGCTTCATCCCACTTATCACCATCACCTCCAAGAAATGCAAATTTCCCAGAGCAGCTGGCAAAGTGCCAATCATGTACATTCCAAGCTCTCTATCAGGCCTCTGCAAAGCTAACCCAGTAACTCTCCCGGTTGCTGGATTACACACAACACCTTCCCAATCTCCTCCACAGCAGTCTTTCCCCATCCATGAAGCCAGAATTTCAGTAGTATCCTTCAATATTTTGGCTTTAAACTCCTGAAGCACAAGCCTATCAGCTTCAAAGCAAATTGGAGCCTGTGACAATGGCCTTTCTTGAGCTACCGATGTCACTGAAAACATACCAAGAACTGAACACATCAACAAAACCTTTAAAACCCATCCCAGAATCTGCATTTTGAGAAGTGGGTATTGATCAGATCACAAggatagataaaaaaatatatagaaatcTGACAATAACTTTGAAAGAAgtaaagggagaaaaaaacaTATTCTATTAGTAAGCAAAAGGTAAAACGAGTTGTAAAGCGGAcattgtgtttgtttgtttattctgTTCCCTCACGTAGACAAGAAGGTAGAATGATgaaaaagagtgaaaaaaaaaaaaaaaagtttcaaactTGCGGATCTGCAAATTTTTGAACAATGTCCACACATATTTATAGTAGccaaagtaaaaaataaaataaaataacttttacaTGGGCTGTTAAATCAGATTAAAGACATTCACATGCAAATTTGTGACCGTTCGATGGATCACGAGGGACCTAATTGCTTTTGAACGTTGGAGCGCAGTAGAT contains:
- the LOC102617243 gene encoding DNA damage-repair/toleration protein DRT100, which gives rise to MQILGWVLKVLLMCSVLGMFSVTSVAQERPLSQAPICFEADRLVLQEFKAKILKDTTEILASWMGKDCCGGDWEGVVCNPATGRVTGLALQRPDRELGMYMIGTLPAALGNLHFLEVMVISGMKHITGPIPESLSNLTRLTQLILEDNSLEGSIPPGLGHLSLLQTLSLGGNRLKGPIPPSLGNLRNLLVINLGKNSLSGPIPPTFISFLSLQSLDFSFNLLSGFIPDALVRSQNLTYIDLSNNQFSGKFPISICGLANLQDLSLSHNQLTGTIPEQIGGLRSLNSLKLSGNKFIGHIPASISRLPTLWNLNLSRNGFSDPLPIILGRGIPSLLSIDLSYNNLSLGTVPNWIKDRPLSNVNLAGCKLRGALPKFTRPDSLSSIDLSNNLLTDGISSFFTNMSSLQNIKLSNNQLKFDVSEIRFPDGLASIDLHSNQITGSLSSIINNRTSSFLEALDVSGNHFSGEIPEFTEGLSLKVLNIGSNKITGHIPSSISNLIELEMLDIQRNQIAGTIPTSLGLLSKLQWLDVSVNSLTGKIPTSLLGIRGLRHANFRANRLCGEIPQGRPYSIFPGSAYAHNLCLCGKPLPPCRGKNQANLGQ